The genomic region TCGGTGCAGGACGCGGTCCGGACGCCGTGGATGCGGCAGGCGCTGCAGGAGCTGATCGAGAGTCACGAGGGCGACGTCTTCGTGCTGTGCAGCGGCATTCCCGAGGACCGCGCGCTCGTTCCGGCGAGCGTGCCGACGGCGGTCACGTACGGCCGCAACCTGGTCGTGCTGCAGGCGGTTGCGCAGCTCCTGACCAGGGTGCCGTAGATCCTATATCCTATCGTCGACGTGTCGGCGATCTGAGGAGTGCGCGATGGCGATCCAGCCGTGGTTCGAACAGGCCAAGCTCGGCATCTTCCTGCACTACGGCATCTACGCGGTGAACGGGATCGCCGAGTCCTGGTCGTTCTTCAACGGCGAGATCAGCCACGAGGACTATCTCGAGCAGCTCGACGGGTTCACCGCGGCGAAGTTCGACGCCGACGCGTGGGCGGAGCTGTTCGCGGCGGCCGGCGCCCGGTACGCCGTACTGACGAGCAAGCACCACGACGGCGTCGCGCTCTACGACACCGCGGCGAACGACCTGTCCACGGTCAAGGCGACCCCGGCGCGGCGCGACATCGTGCGCGAGTACGTCGACGCGCTGCGCCGGCGCGACCTGCGGGTCGGGCTCTACTTCAGCCACCTCGACTGGTCCCACCCGGACTACGCGACCGTGCGCCCGGCCGGCATGCCCGCCGGCGAGCGCGGCAACCCGTACGCCGTACCGGCGGCGGGGGAGGAGGACCCGGAGCGGTGGGAGCGGTTCCTCGCCTTCCACCGGGCACAGCTGACCGAGATCGTCGACCGGTTCGCGCCGGACCTGCTGTGGTTCGACGGGGACTGGGAGCGGGACCCGGAGCAGTGGCGGATGGAGGAAGTCCGCGCGCTGATCGAGGCCAAGCTGCCCGAGGCGGTGATCAACGGGCGGATGCGCGGCGGCTTCGGTGACTACGCGACGCCGGAGCAGGGCGTGCCGATCGTGCCGCCGGCCGGGCCGTGGGAGCTGTGCGTCACGATCAACGACTCGTGGGGGTTCCAGCACGACGACCACCACTACAAGTCGGTACGGCAGCTGATCCGGCTGTTCGCGGAGACGATCGGTGGCGGGGGCAACCTGTTGCTGGACGTCGGGCCGCGCGAGGACGGCAGCATCCCGGCGGAGCAGGTCGAGCGGCTGCGCGCGCTCGGCGACTGGATCCGCCGGCACGACCGCGCGGTGCACGGCACCACCCGCGGGCTGCCGGCCGGCGCCTTCTACGGCGCCTCGACGATCTCGGCCGACCGCCGCCGGGTGTACCTGTTCGGCTTCGACCGGCCGAACGAGTACTTCGTCGTCCGGGGCCTCCGCAACAAGGTGCTCAAAGCAACAATCGTCGGGTCGGGGGTGGAGCTCCGGGTCGACCGCCAGGGCGGCGGCATCGAAGGCGCCGCCGGCTGGACCTACCTGTACGTCGACTCCGACACAGCCCTCGACCACCACTGCACCGTTGTCGAGCTCGAACTCGACAACGAACTCGACCTCAGCGAACACCACACCCGCGACTAGGACGCTGGCGTCGGGTCCGTCGGGTTCGACAACTGGATCTGCCGGCGCTGTCGGGGAGCTCGAACAGCAGCGCGGGACCGTGAACAGCAGCGCGGGACCGTGAATAGCAGATGCCCTGTCCGCAGTCTCCGGTTCTGTTCGAGGTTCCTAGAAGCGGCGGGCGGTGAGGGTGAGGTCGAGGGCGTTCTGCTCGACGTAGTTGAGGGCGTGGCGGACGGCTCCGACCGAGACGATGGTGTCGCCCAGGGAGGAGACCGCGACCTGCGGTGGGGTGGTGGTGAAGGTGGACAGCTGCTGCTCGATCGACGGCAGCAGCGACTTCGCCGCCTCGGCGACCGCGCCGCCGAGCACCACCAGTTCGGGGTTGAACAGAATCCCGACCGTCGCGACCACCCGAGCCGTCCGGACCGCGATGTCGCCGAGAATCTCCGCCGCCACCGCGTCCCCTTCCGCAGCAGCCCGAAACACCATCTCCGCAGTCACCACACCCGCTCCGGCCGTCCCGCTCTGATTTCCCGTCCCCGCCCGGCCGTCCGAGCCGCCCGCAGTTGCCCTGCCGGTCTCACTGCCCTCGCCGCCCGCGCTCGCCAGACCGCCCGAGCCGCTCGCGCCGCCGGCGTCTGCTCCGCCGCTCGCGCCGCCGCCCTCTGCTCCGCCGCTCGCGTCCCCGGCCCATGCCCCGCCGCTCATCCCGCCGGTGTCTGCCCGACCGGCCGCCCGGCCTGCCGCCTCGTCGGCGAGTGCGGCGTCTTCGGCGGCTTCGAGGGCGAGCTCTCGCAGCAACGTGGCGACGGCCGGGTCGGCGACGGCGGCGGTGCCGCGTTCGCGGGCGATGCGGGCGATGCCGTGGGTGTCGCCGACGCCCTCGACCAGTTTCAGGTAAAGCATCTCGCCGGCACCGCCGCGACTCCCGTGCAGCAACCGGCCGGAGTCCATCAGCCCCGAACCGAACCGCTCACTGGCGAGCAGTACGACGAGGTCGTCCACCCCCTGGCCCTCACCGCGCCAGTGCTCGCCGAGCACCGCGAGGTTCGCGTCGTTCTCCAGCAGCGCGGGCCAGCCGTGCACCTTCGACAGCCGCGCCGTCAGCCCGGTGTCGAACCGGCGCCAGAACTCGTCCGCGGCCAGGATGTTGCCGGCCCGGTCGACCGGCGCGGCCACTCCGACCCCGGCCGCGATCACGTCCTCGTCGCTGACCCCGGCCGCGGTCATCGCCTCGACCACGGCCGCGTCGACCAGCTCGGTCCGGTCGGCCGGCTCCTTCACCGCCGCGAACGACCGGCCGGCCTTGGCCAGCGTCTCGCCGCGCAGGTTCGCCACCAGCACGGTGGTCTTGCCCGCGCCGACGTCGATGCCCAGCACGTACCCGGCCTGGCTGTTGAACTCGAACCGTCGCGACGGCCGGCCGACGGTGCTGTCGTCGCGCTCGGGCTCGAGCTCGACGACCCAGCCCATCGCGATCAGGTCGTTGCAGACCGCGTGCACGGTCGCCCGGGTCAGCCCGGTGGCCTCGATCAGGCCGGTTCCTGTCATCGCCCCCGCGGTGGACAGTACGCCGAGTAGCTTGCCGGCGTTGACCCGGCGCAACAGGGGCGGCGTGGCCGCCGACGTCTTCGGCATAACAGGCTTGACCTCCTCGTGGACGCGCCGCACAATACTGCAGAATCTAAATTTAGACTCTATATAAATCTGAACCACCACCGCCTGACGTTCTACCCGCCGCAACCGAACGCCGAACGACATCACCCGCCCGATCCGAGTGAGGCTTCCCTTGACCAGTACCCCCGTCCAGGAGACGCGCACCGCCCCGACCGACCCCGACTGGTGGCGGCAGGCGGTTGTCTACCAGGTCTACCCGCGCAGTTTCGCCGACTCCAACGGCGATGGCATCGGTGACCTGCAGGGCATCATCAGCCGCGTCCCGTACCTGGTCTCGCTCGGTATCGACGCGGTCTGGCTGAGCCCGTTCTACCCGTCCGCGCTGGCCGACGGCGGGTACGACGTCGACGACTACCGCGACGTGGACCCACGGCTGGGCACGCTCGCCGACTTCGACGAACTGGTCGGCGCCCTGCACGACGCCGGCATCAAGCTGATCGTCGACATCGTGCCGAACCACAGCTCCGACCGGCACGAGTGGTTCCGGCAGGCGGTGGCGGCGCCGAAGGGCTCGCCGGAGCGCGACCGGTACATCTTCCGCGAGGGCGTCGGCGACGAGCCGCCGTCGGACTGGGACTCGGTCTTCGGCGGCTCCGCCTGGGCCCAGATCCATGACGGCCAGTGGTACCTGCACCTGTTCGCCGCCGAGCAGCCCGACCTCAACTGGGACAACCAGGAGGTCCGCGAGGACTTCCTGACGACCCTGCGGTTCTGGTCCGACCGTGGCGTGGACGGCTTCCGCGTCGACGTCGCCCACGCGCTGGTCAAGGACCTGACCGAGCCGCTGCCGTCCAAGACCACGCTGCCGCGGCAGTCGGAGTCCAACGGCGTGCACCCGTTGTGGGACCGCGACGAGGTGCACGAAATCTACACCGAGTGGCGCAAGGTCCTGAACGAGTACGACCCGCCGCGTTCGGCCGTGGCGGAGGCGTTCGTGCCGGCCGCCCGCCGGGCGCGGTACGCGAGTGCGGCGGGTCTCGGTCAGGCGTTCAACTTCGACCTGCTGCAGGCCGACTGGGACCACGACAAGTTCCGCCAGGTGATCACCGAGAACCTCGCGCTCGCCGAGCAGAACGGCTCGTCCTCGACCTGGGTGTTCTCCAACCACGACGTGGTCCGGCACGCCACCCGTTACGGGCTGCCGAAGAACCCGCACGGTACCTGGCAGGACGGCAAGGCGTGGCTGCTGAGCAACGGCACCGAGCCGACCGTCGACGTCGAGCAGGGGTTGCGCCGGGCCCGGGCCGCGGTCCTGCTGATGCTCGCGCTGCCCGGTTCGGCGTACCTGTACCAGGGCGAGGAGCTCGGGCTGCAGGAGGTCGGCGAGCTGCCGGCGGCGAACCTGCAGGACCCGGCGTACTTCCGGTCCAAGGGAGCCGAGAAGGGCCGCGACGGGTGCCGGGTGCCGTTGCCGTGGACGATCGGCGGGCTGTCGTTCGGCTTCGGCTCCGGCGGGTCGCACCTGCTGCAGCCGAAGTGGTTCGGCGCGTACTCGGTCGAGGCGCAGGAAGGCGATCCCGAGTCGACACTGAGCCTGTACCGCAAGGCCCTCGCCGTACGCCGTGGGCTGCAGACCGGCGAAGGCCTGGAGTGGGTCGACGCCGACGACCTGGTCCTGCACTTCAAGCGGCCCGGCGGCTGGCAGTCGGTGACGAACTTCGGCGCCGCCCCGATCGAGTTGCCCGACGGCGCGGTCGTGCTGGCGAGCGGCCCGCTGGAAGGCGACAAGCTGCCGACCGACACCACCGCCTGGCTCATCTGAGAGCGGACCTGCAGCACTCACCAACCCGCCCCGCGCGAGGCATCGCGGGGACTGGTGAGCGGCGACCGGCGCCTGGCGCGGTCCTTGCCGAGTGCTGCAGGTTCGGCGCTGGGCCGGGGGCCCGCACCGGGTGCGGCAGGATTGGGCCCGTGACAACGAGTCTCGGTGCCGTGAAAGCTGTTCTCGACCGCCTCTACGACCCGGCCTGGGCGGAGAGCTGGGACGCCGTCGGGCTGGTGACCGGCGATCCCGACCAGCCGGTCCGCAAGGTGCTGTTCGCCGTGGATCCGATGCGGGCCGTCGTCGACGAGGCGATCGCCGGGGACTTCGACCTGATCGTCAGTCACCACCCGCTCTTGCTCCGCGGAGTGAACAGTGTCGCCGCGACGACGCCGAAGGGCCGGGTCGTGCACGACCTGATCCGCAGCGAAACCGCGCTGATCGTCTGCCACACCAACGCGGACAACGCCAACCCCGGCGTCAGCGACGCCCTCGCCGCGGCGCTCGGCCTGGAGCAGACCCGGCCCCTGAAGCCGCTGCCGGCGGACCCGCTGGACAAGGTCGTCGTCTACGTCCCGGTCGACGAGACCCAGGCGATGATCGACGCGCTCGCCGCCGCCGGCGCGGGTCGACAGGGCGACTACGAACGGGCGGCCTGGTCCTCCACCGGCGAAGGCACGTTCCGCCCGTTGCCCGGCGCCGATCCCACCATCGGCCAGGTCGGCGCGATCGAGGTGGTGGCCGAGTCGAGGGTCGAGATGATCTTGCCCCGGCACCGCCGTCGCGCGGTCGTCGAGGCACTGCGGGCCGCCCACTCCTACGAGGAGCCGGCCTTCGACATCCTCGAGTTGGTGTCCTTGCCGGGCCGGCTCGGCGGCGGCCGGATCGGGACGTTGCCGCAGCCGCTGGCGCTGCGCGACTTCGCCGCGGTGGTCGATCGCGGCCTGCCACGTACGGAGCACGGCGTACGGGTGTCCGGTGATCCGGAGCGGATGATCGGCACGGTCGCGGTCTGCGGGGGAGCGGGCGACTCGGAGCTGGACCGGGTTCGCGCCGCCGGTGTCGACGCCTACGTGACCGCCGACCTGCGGCACCACCCGGCGACCGAGGCCCGCGCGTACGCCGACGGGCCGGCGCTGGTCGACGTCGCGCACTGGGCCAGCGAGTGGCCGTGGCTGCGCGACGCCGAACGACTCCTGACCGCGGGCTTGGCAGAGCAGGGCAGTACCGTGGACACTCACATCTCGACGCTCCGCACCGACGCCTGGACCCTGCGCCTCTAGCGCATCTCCTGGCCGGGGGCCGCGACCGGTCCGAAGAGCGAACAACTGAACGCTAGTGAAGGAGCCGACCCTGAACGCCGAGCCCGCTGTCCAACGCCGGTTGCTGGACCTGCAGGATCTCGACCTGCAGCTGGATCAGGTCGCGCACAAGCGCAAGTCGCTGCCCGAGCACCAGGCCCTGGCCGAGCTCGCCGCGGAGAAGTCGGTGGTGGACCGGGACCTGGTCCGCGCCGACACCGAGGTCTCCGACCTGCAGCGCGAGCAGAAAAAGGCGGACAGCGACGTCGAGCAGGTCCGGCAGCGCAAGGCCCGCAACCAGCAGCGTCTGGACTCCGGCCAGGTCACCTCGCCGAAGGACCTGGAGAATCTGCAGCACGAGATCGGTTCGCTGGACCGCCGGATCGGCGACCTGGAGGACGCCGAGCTGGAGGTGATGGAGAAGCTGGAGGCGGCCGAGGCCGTTCAGGCCGAACTGCGCAGCCGGTCCGAGGCCTTCGTCGCCCGGCAGAGCGAGCTGGAGACCAGCCGGGACGCCGCCCTCAAGGAGCTGGACGAGCAGCGCGCCACCCTCGGCGACCAGCGCGCCACCGTCGCCGCCGAGATGCCGGCGGACCTGCTCACCCAGTACCAGCGGCTGCGTGAGCGCAACGGCGGCATCGGTGCGGCCCCGCTGGTCGGCAAACGTTGCATGGGGTGCCGGATGGAGCTGGCGCCGTCCGACCTGAACCAGATCAAGGCCACCGCGCCCGACGTCGTGCTGCGCTGCGAGGAGTGCGGGCGGATCCTGGTGCGGACGGCGGAGAGCGCGGTATGACCTATCGGCACGTCATCGTCGAGGCCGACGGCGGTTCCCGCGGCAACCCCGGCCCGGCGGCGTACGGCGCGCTGGTGCGGGACCCGCAGACCGGTGAGGTGATCGCCCAGGCCGGGGTGACGATCGGTATCGCGACCAACAACGTCGCGGAGTACAGCGGGCTGATCGCCGGGCTGGAGCTGGCCGCGGAGTACGCGCCGGACGCCTCGATCGAGGTCCGGATGGACTCCAAGCTGGTGGTCGAGCAGATGGCCGGGCGGTGGAAGGTCAAGCACCCGGACATGAAGCCGCTGGCGATGAAGGCGCAGAGCCTGGCACCGTTCGGCACCGAGTGGACCTGGGTGCCGCGGGCGCAGAACGCCGCGGCCGACGCGCTGGCGAACATGGCGCTCGACGGCAAGCCGGTGCCGCTGAAGCCGGCCGAGAGCCCGGCCGCGCCGGTGGTCACGGAGGCCTCCGAGCTCGGCAAGGCGTTGCAGGGCTGGGGCAGTGGCGCGACGGAGCCGCCGACCCGGCTGATCTTCCTGCGGCACGGCGAGACCGTGCACACGGCGGAGAAGCGGTTCTCCGGTGCCGGCGGGGACGACCCGGGGCTGAGCGAGACCGGCCGCGGGCAGGCCGGCGCGGCCGCGCGGTACATCGCGACGCTCGGCCCGGTCGACGCGGTGGTGTCGTCGCCGATGCTGCGGACCCGGCAGACCGCGGCGGTGGTCGCCGATCAGCTGGACCTCGAGGTCGAGGTCCGGGACGCCTGGGTCGAGTGCTCGTTCGGCGACTGGGACGGGCACACCTTCGCCGAGGTGCAGGAGAAGTGGCCGGACGCGCTGAACGCCTGGCTCGGCTCGACGACGGTCGCGCCGCCCGGGGGAGAGTCGTTCGACGCGTGCGCCCGGCGGGCCCGGTCCGCGCGGGACGCGGTGCTGGCGTCGTACCCGGGCAAGACGGTGGTCGTGGTCACTCACGTGACGCCGATCAAGCTGATGGTGCGCGGCGTGCTGCAGGCGCCGATGGCCTCGATGTTCCGGATGGAGCTGAAGCCGGCCACGGTCACCGAGATCCACTGGTACGCCGACGGCCTGGCGTCGCTGCGCAGCTTCAACGTGCAACCCTCGCTAGTCTGAGGGCTCGCCGTGCACGACGACGTGCCGGAGTAGTCAGGACGGAGTGGTCGCGTGCCGTTGCAGAAGGTGCATTTCGCCGAGGACGTGCCGGAGGTGTTCCGGACGTCGCTGCAGGCGATCCGGCGCGAGCTCGAGGTGCCGGCGGAGTTCCCGCCGGAGGTGGTCGCGGCCGCGCTGAAGGCGGCGGAGACCCCGCGGCTGCCGGAGCTCGACCGCACGGACATCGACTTCGTCACGATCGACCCGCCGGACTCGATGGATCTCGACCAGGCGCTGCACATCGAGCGCGCCGGCGACGGCTACACCGTGCACTACGCGATCGCGGACGTCGCTGCCTTCGTGCAGCCCGGTGATCCGATCGACCTGGAGGCGCGCAAGCGCGGCGAGACGCTGTACGCACCGGACAAGCGCATCCCGCTGCACCCGCCGGAGCTGTCCGAGGGCGCGGCGTCGCTGCTGCCCGACGCGGTCCGGCCGGCGCTGCTGTGGACGATCACGGTCGACAGCTCCGGCGAGGGCACCGAGGTGGTCTGCGAGCGGGCGCTGGTGAAGTCGCGCGCCAAGCTGAACTACGCGGCCGTGCAGAAGGACCTGGACGCCGGCACCGCCTCCGAGTCCCTGCAGCTGCTGCGCGAGGTCGGCAAGCTGCGCGAGCAGCGCGAGCTGGAGCGGGGCGGCGTCAACCTGCCGATTCCCGACCAGGAGGTCGTCACCAGCGGCGGCGAGTGGAGCCTCGAGTTCCGCGCCCCGCTGCCGGTCGAGGGCTGGAACGCCCAGATCTCCCTGCTCACCGGGATGGCCGCCGCCCACCTGATGATGTACGGGCAGATCGGCATCCTGCGCACGCTGCCCGAGTCGCACGACGACCTGCGCCGCAAGCTGGAGAACACCGCCAAGGCGCTCGGCATCCCCTGGCCGGCCGGGACGTCGTACGCCGCGTTCATTCACGGGCTCGACCCCGAGGTGCCCGCGCACGCGGCGATGCTGGCGGCCTGCACGGTGCTGTTCCGCGGTGCCGGCTACACCGCCTTCTCCGGCGGGGTGCCGCAGCGGCCGGAGCACGCGGCGATGAAGTCGGAGTACGCGCACGTCACCGCGCCGCTGCGCCGGTTGGTGGACCGCTGGACCGGCGAGATCTGCGTGGCGCTGTGCGCCGGCGTGGAGGTGCCGGCCTGGGTGCGTGAGTCGATGATGGACGAGATCCCGAAGATCATGGAGGAGAGCGCGCGCCGGGCGAACGCCTACGAACGCGCGATCGTGTCGATGGTCGAGGCCGGGCTGGTCGCCGACCAGGTCGGCTCGACGTTCGACGGCGTGATCGTCGACGTGGACGACCGGGACCCGACGCGCGGGGTCGTCACGGTTGCGGCGCCCGCGATCGAGGGCCGGGTCACCGGCTCGGCGCCGCTGCCGCTGGGCCAGTCCGTCCGGGTCAAGCTGGTCGAGGCCGACCTCACCAAGCGGGCGATCGCCTTCGAGCTGCTCTGACCTACCTGGTCTTCAGCTGTTGCTCGACCGCGCGCGTGGTGCGGTCGAGGTCGCCGGTCGCCAGCAGGTCCAGCAGTGCGCCCCGGAGCAACGCTAGTACTGCGGTACGCCGGGCCTGCGCGTCCTTGCTCTCCCCGTCGGGCTGTGACGCCTTGAGCAGCTCGAGCCAGTCCTCGACCGTCGAGCGCGCGTAGTCGGCCCACGGGCCGTCGGGTGCGACCAGGGACCGCCCGTACGCCTCGACCCACAGGTTCATCAGCGGACGCCGCTCCGGCGCGGCCAGCCAGGTCCACAGCTCCTTGGCGACCACCTCGAGGCCCGGCCGGTCGTCGTACCGCAGGCTCTTCAGCAGTTCGAGCTCGTCGCCGCGGGCGCGGGCCAGCAGGGCGCGGATCAGGCCGTCCTTGCTGCCGAACAGGAACAGCAGCACGCGCGGGCTCGACCCGATCGCGGCCGCGAGCGGTCGCAGCGAGAGATCGGCGAGCCCGTGGGTGAGCGAGTAGGCGTAGGCGCGTTCCAGCAGTTCCTGCTCGCGGGCGGAAGGCACTGGCTTCGTCGTCGGCACCGGGCTAGTATCTCTTACTGAAACAGTCGTGTCAGTAGATCGGGTGGTGCAAATGTCCGAAGTGGTGATCAGACCGGCCGACCGGCCCGGTGATCTGGGGTGGGTCCTGCAGGTGCACGGCGAGCTGTACGCCGCGGAGTACGGCTGGGGGTCGTCCTTCGAGGCGCTGGTCGCGCGGATCGTCGCCGACTACGCCGAGCAGCAGGAGGCGGACCGGGCCCAGCCCGGACCCGCCCGCGAAGCGGCCTGGATCGCCGAGGTCGACGGCGACCGCGCCGGCTGCATCTTCTGCGTCCGCGGCCCCGACGAGGCGACGGCAAAGCTCCGCCTGCTGCTCGTCACGCCGGCTGGGCGCGGTCAGGGCCTGGGCGGACGACTGGTCGACACGTGCCTCGACTTCGCCCGGGACGCCGGGTACAAGCGCATGGTTCTGTGGACGAACGACCCGCTGGTCGCCGCCCGGCGCATCTACCTCACCCGAGGGTTCGCGCTGACGGGCTCCGAGCCGCACGACATGTTCGGCGACGGCCTGATCAGCCAGTTCTACGAACTCGATCTCAGCTGACGGGTTCGGTGGGTGCCGGGGGTGTGGCCGAAGGTGCGGCGGAAGGTGTCGATGAAGGCGCTGGGGGTGGCCCAGCCGCAGCGAAGGGCGACCGTCGTCACGGCGTCGCCCTCGGCCAGCTGGATCAGCGCGTGATGCAGCCGTAGCTGGGTGCGCCACTGGGGAAAGCTCATCGCGAACTCGCTGCGGAACAAGCGGGACAGGGTGCGCTCGCTCGCTCCGGTCGCGGCGCCCAGTGCCGCCAGGCTGCGGTTGTCGGCCGGGTCGGCCATGAGCACTTCGCAGACAGCCGACAAGCGGGGATCTGATGCCACGGGCAACTTCAGCGGCTGCTGGTCGGCACCGCGCAGTTGGTCCAGCAGGACGGCCCGCAACCGGTCGCGTTGCGCGCGACTGCCAACGCCGTTCGTGAACTCGATGATCAGCTCGCGCAGAAGGGGGCTCACGGCAATGACCGCCGGCGCGGTCAGGTTGAGCGGGTTCTCGGTGAGACCGATCAGGTGGAGGTCGGTGGTGCCGTACGCGCGGTGCTGGTGCACCGTGCCGGCGGGGACCCAGAGGGCGCGGTCCGCGGGCGCGATCCAGTGGCCCTGATCGGTGGCGACGGCCAGCACGCCGCGGGCGGCGTACGCGATCTGGTGCTCGTCGTGGCGGTGCGC from Kribbella flavida DSM 17836 harbors:
- a CDS encoding alpha-L-fucosidase, with the translated sequence MAIQPWFEQAKLGIFLHYGIYAVNGIAESWSFFNGEISHEDYLEQLDGFTAAKFDADAWAELFAAAGARYAVLTSKHHDGVALYDTAANDLSTVKATPARRDIVREYVDALRRRDLRVGLYFSHLDWSHPDYATVRPAGMPAGERGNPYAVPAAGEEDPERWERFLAFHRAQLTEIVDRFAPDLLWFDGDWERDPEQWRMEEVRALIEAKLPEAVINGRMRGGFGDYATPEQGVPIVPPAGPWELCVTINDSWGFQHDDHHYKSVRQLIRLFAETIGGGGNLLLDVGPREDGSIPAEQVERLRALGDWIRRHDRAVHGTTRGLPAGAFYGASTISADRRRVYLFGFDRPNEYFVVRGLRNKVLKATIVGSGVELRVDRQGGGIEGAAGWTYLYVDSDTALDHHCTVVELELDNELDLSEHHTRD
- a CDS encoding ROK family protein produces the protein MPKTSAATPPLLRRVNAGKLLGVLSTAGAMTGTGLIEATGLTRATVHAVCNDLIAMGWVVELEPERDDSTVGRPSRRFEFNSQAGYVLGIDVGAGKTTVLVANLRGETLAKAGRSFAAVKEPADRTELVDAAVVEAMTAAGVSDEDVIAAGVGVAAPVDRAGNILAADEFWRRFDTGLTARLSKVHGWPALLENDANLAVLGEHWRGEGQGVDDLVVLLASERFGSGLMDSGRLLHGSRGGAGEMLYLKLVEGVGDTHGIARIARERGTAAVADPAVATLLRELALEAAEDAALADEAAGRAAGRADTGGMSGGAWAGDASGGAEGGGASGGADAGGASGSGGLASAGGEGSETGRATAGGSDGRAGTGNQSGTAGAGVVTAEMVFRAAAEGDAVAAEILGDIAVRTARVVATVGILFNPELVVLGGAVAEAAKSLLPSIEQQLSTFTTTPPQVAVSSLGDTIVSVGAVRHALNYVEQNALDLTLTARRF
- a CDS encoding glycoside hydrolase family 13 protein, which codes for MTSTPVQETRTAPTDPDWWRQAVVYQVYPRSFADSNGDGIGDLQGIISRVPYLVSLGIDAVWLSPFYPSALADGGYDVDDYRDVDPRLGTLADFDELVGALHDAGIKLIVDIVPNHSSDRHEWFRQAVAAPKGSPERDRYIFREGVGDEPPSDWDSVFGGSAWAQIHDGQWYLHLFAAEQPDLNWDNQEVREDFLTTLRFWSDRGVDGFRVDVAHALVKDLTEPLPSKTTLPRQSESNGVHPLWDRDEVHEIYTEWRKVLNEYDPPRSAVAEAFVPAARRARYASAAGLGQAFNFDLLQADWDHDKFRQVITENLALAEQNGSSSTWVFSNHDVVRHATRYGLPKNPHGTWQDGKAWLLSNGTEPTVDVEQGLRRARAAVLLMLALPGSAYLYQGEELGLQEVGELPAANLQDPAYFRSKGAEKGRDGCRVPLPWTIGGLSFGFGSGGSHLLQPKWFGAYSVEAQEGDPESTLSLYRKALAVRRGLQTGEGLEWVDADDLVLHFKRPGGWQSVTNFGAAPIELPDGAVVLASGPLEGDKLPTDTTAWLI
- a CDS encoding Nif3-like dinuclear metal center hexameric protein; translation: MTTSLGAVKAVLDRLYDPAWAESWDAVGLVTGDPDQPVRKVLFAVDPMRAVVDEAIAGDFDLIVSHHPLLLRGVNSVAATTPKGRVVHDLIRSETALIVCHTNADNANPGVSDALAAALGLEQTRPLKPLPADPLDKVVVYVPVDETQAMIDALAAAGAGRQGDYERAAWSSTGEGTFRPLPGADPTIGQVGAIEVVAESRVEMILPRHRRRAVVEALRAAHSYEEPAFDILELVSLPGRLGGGRIGTLPQPLALRDFAAVVDRGLPRTEHGVRVSGDPERMIGTVAVCGGAGDSELDRVRAAGVDAYVTADLRHHPATEARAYADGPALVDVAHWASEWPWLRDAERLLTAGLAEQGSTVDTHISTLRTDAWTLRL
- a CDS encoding zinc ribbon domain-containing protein produces the protein MKEPTLNAEPAVQRRLLDLQDLDLQLDQVAHKRKSLPEHQALAELAAEKSVVDRDLVRADTEVSDLQREQKKADSDVEQVRQRKARNQQRLDSGQVTSPKDLENLQHEIGSLDRRIGDLEDAELEVMEKLEAAEAVQAELRSRSEAFVARQSELETSRDAALKELDEQRATLGDQRATVAAEMPADLLTQYQRLRERNGGIGAAPLVGKRCMGCRMELAPSDLNQIKATAPDVVLRCEECGRILVRTAESAV
- a CDS encoding bifunctional RNase H/acid phosphatase; protein product: MTYRHVIVEADGGSRGNPGPAAYGALVRDPQTGEVIAQAGVTIGIATNNVAEYSGLIAGLELAAEYAPDASIEVRMDSKLVVEQMAGRWKVKHPDMKPLAMKAQSLAPFGTEWTWVPRAQNAAADALANMALDGKPVPLKPAESPAAPVVTEASELGKALQGWGSGATEPPTRLIFLRHGETVHTAEKRFSGAGGDDPGLSETGRGQAGAAARYIATLGPVDAVVSSPMLRTRQTAAVVADQLDLEVEVRDAWVECSFGDWDGHTFAEVQEKWPDALNAWLGSTTVAPPGGESFDACARRARSARDAVLASYPGKTVVVVTHVTPIKLMVRGVLQAPMASMFRMELKPATVTEIHWYADGLASLRSFNVQPSLV
- a CDS encoding RNB domain-containing ribonuclease, which gives rise to MPLQKVHFAEDVPEVFRTSLQAIRRELEVPAEFPPEVVAAALKAAETPRLPELDRTDIDFVTIDPPDSMDLDQALHIERAGDGYTVHYAIADVAAFVQPGDPIDLEARKRGETLYAPDKRIPLHPPELSEGAASLLPDAVRPALLWTITVDSSGEGTEVVCERALVKSRAKLNYAAVQKDLDAGTASESLQLLREVGKLREQRELERGGVNLPIPDQEVVTSGGEWSLEFRAPLPVEGWNAQISLLTGMAAAHLMMYGQIGILRTLPESHDDLRRKLENTAKALGIPWPAGTSYAAFIHGLDPEVPAHAAMLAACTVLFRGAGYTAFSGGVPQRPEHAAMKSEYAHVTAPLRRLVDRWTGEICVALCAGVEVPAWVRESMMDEIPKIMEESARRANAYERAIVSMVEAGLVADQVGSTFDGVIVDVDDRDPTRGVVTVAAPAIEGRVTGSAPLPLGQSVRVKLVEADLTKRAIAFELL
- a CDS encoding TetR/AcrR family transcriptional regulator — its product is MPTTKPVPSAREQELLERAYAYSLTHGLADLSLRPLAAAIGSSPRVLLFLFGSKDGLIRALLARARGDELELLKSLRYDDRPGLEVVAKELWTWLAAPERRPLMNLWVEAYGRSLVAPDGPWADYARSTVEDWLELLKASQPDGESKDAQARRTAVLALLRGALLDLLATGDLDRTTRAVEQQLKTR
- a CDS encoding GNAT family N-acetyltransferase, with amino-acid sequence MSEVVIRPADRPGDLGWVLQVHGELYAAEYGWGSSFEALVARIVADYAEQQEADRAQPGPAREAAWIAEVDGDRAGCIFCVRGPDEATAKLRLLLVTPAGRGQGLGGRLVDTCLDFARDAGYKRMVLWTNDPLVAARRIYLTRGFALTGSEPHDMFGDGLISQFYELDLS
- a CDS encoding AraC family transcriptional regulator yields the protein MSTSRHQPSAPTVLRRLDAGAGIDAHRHDEHQIAYAARGVLAVATDQGHWIAPADRALWVPAGTVHQHRAYGTTDLHLIGLTENPLNLTAPAVIAVSPLLRELIIEFTNGVGSRAQRDRLRAVLLDQLRGADQQPLKLPVASDPRLSAVCEVLMADPADNRSLAALGAATGASERTLSRLFRSEFAMSFPQWRTQLRLHHALIQLAEGDAVTTVALRCGWATPSAFIDTFRRTFGHTPGTHRTRQLRSSS